The Ignavibacteriales bacterium genome contains the following window.
AACCATCAGATGCAAAGAATGTTGCTTGAGGATGAAGGAATAATTTTTAGGAATAATAAGATAAATTTAGAAAAATACGGTTGGTTAAAATATGTAAAAGGAAAAAGGAGACGGTGAAAAAAGTCGAAATTCCAATCACACACGCGGTACGCTTTCTTCGTGATAATAAAATTCCATTTGAGCCACATTTTTATACATACGAAGAACGTGGCGGAACGAAAGTTGCGGCGCGGGAGTTAAATGTTGCCGATCACCTGGTTATCAAAACAATCTTATTTATGACAGATGAGAAAAAACCGCTTATAATGTTAATGCACGGCGATATGGAAGTTTCTGCAAAAAACCTGGCGCGAAATATTGGTGTGAAATCGGTTATACCTGCGGATGCCCGGAATGCGGAAAAGCTGACCGGTTATCAATTCGGGGGGATGTCACCGTTCGGACCTCGGACAAAGATAAATATTTATGTTGAGGAATCTATTTTAAAAGAAGAAATAATTTATATCAATGGAGGAAAAAGAGGATTTCTTGTGGCAATTCAACCTCATTGGCTTGAAACGCTAAATCCGATAATGATTTCCGTTGGGATTGATGAACATCCGAAGTGCATTGTTTGAATACTTCTTTTTAGAATGCCAACCTCCCTGAGTTGTATATCACGCATAGTGATTCATATCAAATAAACAGTTTAAAAATGTCTTAAATTAATATCAGTAAAAATTTGAAAGGCACAGATGGAATTTATCAACTATATATCGATGATTGAGAATACAATTTTAATCGGAACGCTTCTGTTCTTAATCGGAAGCGGAGTGGCGAAGTTTATGAATACCGTGGTTGTACGACTTAGCAAGGATTTTGTCAGCATCTTCTTCTAACCTAAACCCTTATACGTACGAATAATCAATCCCGGAGCGAAAGATCCGGGATTTTTTATTTCCCGAAAAATCTTTGTAAATTAATCTGTTAATTATGCTTCACAGTTGTCCTGGGAGTCATTTCGATAATATTTCAATGCTGAAGTAGCTCAGTGGTAGAGCAGCTGATTCGTAATCAGCAGGTCGTGGGTTCAACTCCCACCTTCAGCTCTCATTTTATTTTGGTTCACCAATTAAATTAATTAATTAAGAATAGGTTTCGGGATAAACTGTTTCGCCATAAGCGGGATGGGTTCTCAGCCGAAGGCTGATCCGCCTCTGGCGGAAACTCCCACCTTCAGCTCTGATTCTTCCCTTATTGTTCAATTAAAACCATCTACAATAAACTTATTACTTTATGACTTTTTGAAGCTTTTGAATACGCTCATGTACTTCGATTGCCTTTCTACTCTGGGGTGGTAGAATTGCATAATATCTTTTTAATACATCAATAAGCTTTCCATCGTTCTTTTGTTCGGAAAACAATTCAATCAATTCCAGATAAGCAGGTCCAAAGTCTTGTTTGTATTCTATCGCTTTGTAAAGTGCGGCTTCAGCGGGAGGAAATTTTTTCAAACCGCGTAGAGCTTTTGACCCTAAAATATATACATAAAGTTGCTTTGGGTCTTGCTGTAAAGATAATCCTAAATGTTTCAATGCCTCTTCATATTTTTCTTCACTTAAAAGTAACTCTCCGAGCAGATTGCGGAGGGGAAGATTTTGGTATTCAACTGATAGGATTTCTTCCGTAACCTGTACCGCTTTCTCAATCTTATTTTTCTTAACAAGAATATTATCCAATCCTTTCAAAAAGTTACTTATCCGTGAGCTCTCGGGACTGGCATTGAAACGCTGGAATAGATCGCTGCTGAATTTCGCACGGTTCGAGGAATCAGGATATTTGTATATCCAAAATGATGGTCCTGTTTGATTTTCATTCGCATGAATTTCGTAAACTAATTTCCATCTCGATTGTAAACTGTCGTAAAAAGGAAGGATCGCTTTGTACTTCATCGGTTCCTGAGCATATCTTTCTTTGTCGTAAGAAGAGGTGACAAGAATATCCATAT
Protein-coding sequences here:
- a CDS encoding Cys-tRNA(Pro) deacylase, giving the protein MKKVEIPITHAVRFLRDNKIPFEPHFYTYEERGGTKVAARELNVADHLVIKTILFMTDEKKPLIMLMHGDMEVSAKNLARNIGVKSVIPADARNAEKLTGYQFGGMSPFGPRTKINIYVEESILKEEIIYINGGKRGFLVAIQPHWLETLNPIMISVGIDEHPKCIV